In Pedobacter sp. W3I1, one DNA window encodes the following:
- the rplR gene encoding 50S ribosomal protein L18 — protein MAGKKLSRRDRIKKGIRKRLTGSEERPRLSVYRSNKGIYAQVINDVTGKTIASASSLSKDFTGTGNKSDQSVAVGKLVAEKAIAAGVKEVVFDRNGYLYHGRVKSLAEGAREAGLVF, from the coding sequence AAGAAGAGATCGTATTAAAAAAGGGATCAGAAAAAGACTTACCGGTTCAGAAGAACGTCCAAGGTTATCTGTATATAGAAGCAATAAAGGGATTTATGCGCAGGTAATTAACGATGTAACCGGTAAAACAATAGCATCAGCATCATCATTATCGAAAGATTTTACTGGTACTGGAAACAAAAGCGATCAGTCGGTTGCGGTAGGCAAATTAGTTGCCGAAAAAGCAATCGCTGCAGGTGTTAAAGAAGTTGTTTTCGATAGAAACGGCTATTTATACCACGGTCGTGTAAAATCGTTGGCAGAGGGTGCCCGCGAAGCTGGTTTAGTATTTTAA